From the genome of Leptodactylus fuscus isolate aLepFus1 chromosome 1, aLepFus1.hap2, whole genome shotgun sequence, one region includes:
- the HS3ST1 gene encoding heparan sulfate glucosamine 3-O-sulfotransferase 1, whose product MALLLFGICFFFIQPQGVPSRPTSSYTRMFTSPSPVHEVKDMPHPNGTSQHLPHTIIIGVRKGGTRALLEMLSLHSDIAVAESEIHFFDWENQYGKGLQWYLSQMPFSYSHQLTVEKTPAYFTSTQVPERVYNMNSTIKILLILRDPIERVLSDYTQVYYNHLQKNKTYPPVESLLLRNGELNTDYKAINRSLYYSFMENWLKYFPLKNIHIVDGDYLIKDPFPEMQKVERFLNLSPQINASNFYFNKTKGFYCLRDGGRERCLHESKGRAHPHIGSFLLGKLRDYFYEPNRRFFELVGRTFDWL is encoded by the coding sequence ATGGCCTTGTTACTTTTTGGaatatgttttttctttattcagCCTCAAGGGGTGCCTTCTCGGCCCACCTCAAGTTATACAAGGATGTTCACATCTCCCTCTCCAGTTCACGAGGTAAAGGACATGCCACATCCTAATGGTACCTCCCAGCATCTGCCACACACCATTATCATTGGAGTACGTAAAGGTGGTACTAGGGCTCTGTTAGAAATGCTCAGTCTCCATTCTGATATTGCTGTGGCTGAGAGTGAAATACATTTCTTTGATTGGGAAAACCAATATGGAAAAGGTCTACAATGGTACTTGAGCCAAATGCCCTTCTCTTACTCGCACCAACTTACGGTAGAGAAGACTCCAGCCTATTTCACATCAACTCAAGTTCCTGAACGAGTGTACAATATGAACAGCACTATCAAGATCTTGCTTATCTTAAGAGACCCTATTGAAAGAGTCTTATCGGACTACACCCAAGTCTATTACAATCACTTGCAGAAAAACAAGACCTATCCTCCAGTGGAGAGCCTACTTCTACGAAACGGTGAACTCAATACTGACTACAAAGCAATAAACCGGAGTTTATATTACAGTTTTATGGAAAACTGGTTGAAGTACTTTCCACTCAAAAACATTCACATTGTTGATGGCGACTACTTGATCAAGGATCCGTTCCCCGAAATGCAGAAGGTGGAGAGGTTCCTGAACCTCTCTCCTCAAATCAATGCATCAAATTTCTACTTCAATAAGACTAAAGGGTTTTATTGCTTACGGGATGGTGGTCGGGAACGTTGTTTACATGAGTCCAAAGGGCGGGCTCACCCACACATAGGCTCCTTCCTCTTAGGAAAACTACGAGACTACTTCTATGAACCCAATAGGAGATTCTTTGAACTGGTTGGGAGGACATTCGATTGGTtgtaa